One window of the Synechococcus sp. CC9311 genome contains the following:
- a CDS encoding cation diffusion facilitator family transporter: MARDRRHEVTRVLMVALTINVAMTLLKMVVGIASGSLAVIADAMHSATDALSSLTGLITNGLSDPKPDRDHPYGHHKYEGIGALAVAGFIFFTAIEILITSSERLTKGLPELRINATELLLLLVVLVFNLLLAGYERREGRRLNSPLLLADAHHTTSDIWTTMIVLVGLTGAWLLKISWLDVALAIPLAVFLIRVCWQVLRDNLPWLVDHIAIAPEAINEAALGVPGVLNCHDIASRGVLGQQVFIDMHMVVDVDDLIAAHQITERVEERLESRFGPVRCTIHLEPRDYVEQVITFRGTHG; the protein is encoded by the coding sequence ATGGCCCGCGATCGTCGTCATGAGGTCACACGTGTCCTAATGGTGGCCCTCACCATCAACGTGGCCATGACGTTGCTCAAAATGGTGGTGGGCATAGCAAGTGGATCTTTGGCTGTGATTGCTGATGCGATGCACAGCGCAACCGACGCCCTCTCAAGCTTGACAGGACTGATCACGAACGGGCTGTCGGATCCGAAACCAGATCGAGATCATCCCTACGGACATCACAAATATGAAGGAATTGGAGCTCTGGCGGTCGCCGGTTTCATCTTCTTCACCGCGATCGAAATCCTGATCACCTCAAGCGAACGACTCACTAAGGGATTGCCTGAACTGCGGATCAATGCAACTGAGCTATTGCTTCTGCTCGTAGTGCTCGTCTTCAATCTTCTTCTTGCCGGTTACGAGCGCCGGGAGGGGCGCCGATTAAATAGCCCGCTGCTCCTCGCCGATGCCCACCACACCACAAGTGACATCTGGACCACGATGATTGTGCTGGTAGGCCTAACTGGGGCTTGGCTACTCAAGATCAGCTGGCTAGACGTCGCCCTAGCCATTCCACTTGCAGTGTTTTTGATCCGTGTCTGCTGGCAGGTTTTACGCGACAACCTCCCTTGGCTTGTGGATCACATAGCGATTGCACCCGAGGCGATTAACGAAGCGGCCTTAGGGGTACCTGGAGTTCTTAATTGCCATGACATCGCCAGCAGAGGAGTTCTGGGTCAACAGGTGTTCATTGACATGCACATGGTTGTGGATGTCGATGACTTGATTGCGGCTCATCAAATCACTGAGCGAGTGGAAGAGCGCCTGGAATCCCGCTTCGGCCCTGTTCGCTGCACCATTCATCTCGAACCTCGGGACTATGTCGAACAGGTGATCACCTTCCGTGGAACCCACGGTTAA